A single region of the Nicotiana sylvestris chromosome 6, ASM39365v2, whole genome shotgun sequence genome encodes:
- the LOC104234530 gene encoding mitogen-activated protein kinase kinase kinase 20-like, whose translation MDKMAEALWKRVRTLGRGGFGVVSLASTSSIQPAALERLPPLIAVKSCVLDRSGSLQEERAFLRMFEYSPYVIHCFRVNITQEDGVTLYNLLLEYASGGSLADRLHNYNSGKGLSEFEVTKHTRNIVLGLVHIHSRGVIHCDIKPDNILLAGSDETAKIADFGLSMTLEQGRAENQGLKGTERYMAPESVADEKYGTEVDIWALGCTVYELMTGTPLWESDEDSQDSGVLYRIEFEEPMFQNAKLSNEAQDFLKRCLVKNPTSRWTAEMLLNHPFLNSSKVADNIQPATKTTKKLGGYKIILRRPQQKIAFKTQPHNRDLIVEH comes from the exons ATGGATA AAATGGCTGAAGCCTTGTGGAAGAGAGTGAGGACGCTGGGTAGAGGTGGGTTTGGGGTTGTTTCTTTAGCTTCCACGTCCAGTATTCAACCTGCCGCGTTAGAGCGTCTTCCACCTCTCATTGCAGTTAAATCTTGCGTACTCGATCGTTCTGGATCCTTGCAAGAAGAAAGGGCATTCCTCCGCATGTTTGAATACTCGCCTTACGTAATTCACTGTTTCAGAGTTAATATTACACAAGAAGATGGCGTCACCCTTTACAACTTACTGCTCGAATATGCCTCCGGAGGAAGCTTAGCCGATCGTCTTCACAACTACAACTCAGGGAAAGGACTGTCAGAGTTTGAAGTTACAAAACACACGAGGAATATTGTTTTAGGGCTCGTTCACATACACAGCAGAGGAGTTATTCATTGCGACATCAAGCCCGATAACATTCTTCTTGCGGGCTCTGATGAAACAGCCAAGATCGCAGATTTCGGGCTCTCTATGACTTTGGAACAGGGCAGGGCAGAAAATCAGGGACTAAAGGGAACTGAAAGGTATATGGCACCAGAATCCGTGGCTGACGAAAAGTACGGAACAGAAGTTGATATATGGGCTCTCGGTTGCACTGTCTACGAGTTGATGACGGGGACACCGCTGTGGGAATCAGATGAAGATAGCCAAGATTCGGGTGTTTTATACAGAATCGAGTTTGAGGAACCAATGTTTCAGAATGCAAAGTTGTCGAATGAAGCACAAGATTTTTTGAAGAGATGTCTAGTCAAGAATCCCACTTCACGTTGGACAGCCGAGATGCTATTGAATCATCCGTTTCTGAATTCATCCAAAGTAGCAGACAATATCCAGCCTGCAACAAAGACAACTAAGAAGCTAGGTGGTTACAAGATCATTTTACGCAGACCGCAGCAAAAGATAGCATTCAAGACACAACCACATAACCGTGATCTGATAGTAGAACATTGA
- the LOC104234528 gene encoding endoglucanase 16-like encodes MDDILGKNPRGKSYMVSFGNKPPTQAHYRGACVPKMSPDKLVDRSMSFIYWYNAENSNPNELTGAIVGGPDRYDNFEDRCSTSSAMTEPTTYTNSLAIGVLAKLAKHHAQS; translated from the coding sequence ATGGACGATATACTAGGCAAAAACCCAAGAGGAAAATCATACATGGTTAGTTTTGGGAACAAACCTCCAACTCAAGCTCATTACAGAGGTGCCTGTGTCCCGAAAATGTCTCCAGACAAACTGGTGGACCGCTCCATGAGTTTCATATACTGGTACAATGCAGAAAACTCCAATCCTAATGAGCTAACAGGTGCCATTGTTGGTGGTCCTGATCGATACGATAACTTTGAAGATCGTTGTTCAACTTCTTCAGCCATGACTGAGCCGACAACATATACAAATTCTTTGGCCATTGGTGTCCTTGCAAAGCTCGCGAAGCACCATGCCCAGTCTTGA